The Panthera leo isolate Ple1 chromosome D1, P.leo_Ple1_pat1.1, whole genome shotgun sequence region GGGCCCCAGGGCCGCTTGCGGAGCACCTCTGGCCTCCTTCCCCTCTCAGCTGCTCCACACATGCGGGTGCCTGGGCCAAATCTGTCCTCTCCTGGGACATCCACCTCCGCCCCCCCCTCAGAGCAGGCCACTCCTCGCTGAGGTCCTCGTTCTATCTCCGCACGCCCACGCCGAGCCTaggctggaggctggagcctgtgggggaaggggcagggagcggCCACGGGTGAAGCCACGACTTCGTGACCTGGTGGCATGAGGGGTGGTCCGCCTGCTGGCTGGGGGGCACAGGAGCTCGAGACCGCAAGCAGGGATGCCAAGTTCGAGCCGATCCCTCTTGCTCTCCCCCCGTGTCCCCGAACCCCTGGCCACAGCGGATTCCACAGGCACACACTCCCTGTATACCACGTACcaggaccacgagatcatgttCCACGTGTCCACGATGCTGCCTTACACCCCCAATAACCAGCAGCAGGTGTGAAGAGCTATGACGGGGCTGGGGGATGGCCACGGGCTTCTGGGGAACCATGGAGGGGGGTCACGTGGGCGGTGGCATTCGCACCTTGACCTGAGATCTCTCCAGGCCTAAACAACCCTCCCCAAAGACAATCACCCCAGACCTTccccaggggcaggtgggggagccCCTGATGCCCAGCCTCCGCCCTGCCAGAATTAGGAGGGACTTGGGCAGACAGGTCCGGGTTACATCTTCTGCCATCTAACTCCCAGCTCCTTCGGAAGCGCCACATTGGCAACGACATCGTGACCATCGTGTTCCAGGAACCCGGCAGCAAGCCCTTCTGCCCCGCCACCATCCGCTCGCACTTCCAGCACGTCTTCCTGGTGGTGCGGGCTCATGCACCCTGCACGCCACACACCTCCTacaggtgggtgcctgggtggtcccaGTTCTGCCACCGCCACGGGCCCTCCCGGTGGCCCCTAACTAccgcctccctcccctcaggGTGGCCGTGAGCCGCACCCAGGACACCCCTGCCTTTGGGCCGTCTCTGCCCCAGGGCGGAGGCCCCTTCCCGGCCAACGCCGACTTCCGCGCCTTCCTGCTGGCCAAGGCGCTCAATGGCGAGCAGGCAGCAGGCCACGCACGCCAGTTCCACGCCATGGCCACGCGCACGCGTCAGCAGTACCTGCAGGACTTGGCCACCAACGAGGTGACCACTACGTCGCTGGACTCGGCCTCTCGCTTTGGCCTGCCCTCCCTGGGCGGGAGGCGAAAGGCGCCCCCTCGGGGCCCGGGCTCCGAGCTGCAGGCGGCGGGGGCGCTGGTGTGGGCCGTGCGCGCGGCGCCCGGAGCGCGGGGCGCCGCGGGGGCCGAGGCCCGTGGTCCCGACGACGCCGAGGTGCCCTGCCTGCTGGGCATCTCCGCTGAGACGCTGGTGCTGGTGGCGCCGCGCGACGGCCGCGTGGTCTTCAACTGCGCCTGTCGCGACGTGCTGGCCTGGACCTTCTCCGAGCAGCGGCTCGACCTGTACCACGGCCGCGGGGAGGCGATCACGCTGCGGTTCGACGGGCCCCCCGGCCATGCCGTAGGCGAGGTGGTGGCGCGTCTGCAGGTGAGGCCCGGGAGTAAGGCAACTCGCCGCCGGGTCCCTCCCCACCTCGGGGGCGGAGCGGGCTGTGGAACCCCTCGCTCTCGCCGCCTCTCCCGCGAAAGGGAAAATTGGGGGTTGGGGGCAAACCCTGCCCTGGCGCTTGGCAGAGCTggaacgggggcgggggggggggggagcggggaggtCGTCGGGCAGGTGACTTCcggtctctgagcctcaggcccTCATCTGCCGGGGTGTGGGGGTGCGGGGGTGTGGGGTAGGCGGTCTGGGCGGCCTGGGACCTGGACTGGAGCTGGCGCAGTGCCCGCCCTGCtcacgccccgccccgccccagctgGTGAGCCGAGGCTGCGAGACCCTCGAGCTGGCGCTGCCCCGCGAAGGCCAAGGCCGCCTGGGCTTCGAGGTGGACGCCGAGGGATTCATCACGCACGTGGAGCGCTTCACGTTCGCGGAGACAACGGGGCTGAGGCCAGGGGCGCGCCTGCTGCGCGTGTGCGGCCAGCCGCTGCCCAGGCTGGGCCCGGAGGCCGCTGCCCAGCTGCTGCGCTCGGCGCCCAAGGTCTGCGTCACCGTCCTGCCCCCCGACGAGAGCGGCCGGCCCCGCAGGTCAGGGCCTGGATGCGGGGAGGTGGGAGGACCTGGCAGCTGGCCACCGCGGAGCCTGTGCCTCCCGTGTCGCCATTAGCATTCTCCCAAGAATACCCGTGGGGAGGGCTCTCCTCCAGAGAATCCCAcgtttcttaatctctctgagtcGCAGGTGCAGAGTGAAGCCAAGATCCAACAGCAGCCCCgtctttttaaaagtatcatcCACAGACGCATACATGCAACCGGGCCACTTACCGGCTTAAGCCAGGATATGCAAACTTTTCCCccaaagggccagacagtaaatatttagGTTTTCTGGGCCACCTGGCCTCGGCTACAGCTACTCAACTGTGCTGTAGCACAAAAGCATCCATAGAGGACACATGAATGAATTCGTTTTCTTTGTTCCACTAAACCTTTAtttgtggacactgaaatttgaattttattgattttcatgtgtcatgaaatGTTCTTTTGATTTCtgccaactatttaaaaatgtaaaaaccattcttggcTCACAGGAGTAGGAAAACAGGCACATCtgctaaaacaggaaaaaaaaaaaaaggcgcaggctggatttggctccCAGGCAGGAGGTTTTAGATCTCTACCCCGGGTGATTTACTTGTGTCATTACTTAAATCCTCACAGCGGGCTGTGAATTGGTACAGTTTACCCATTTCGCAGACGGAGAAACGGGTGTTCAGAGTGATTTGCCCAGGATACACAGGGGCAGCGCTGGGTCTGGAAAAAATGGCCAGTAGTCAGGCAAACAGTTTTCGTTGTCGTTAGGGTGTTTGGAGAGCTCTCCTCCTGGAAGTGAGCCTCGGGCACAGCCGGGAGTGGGGCTGGAGATGCGGGACACCGGGGACAGGGTGTTCCTGCCTGACGCCGCCCCGTTCTCCCGCCAGGAGCTTTTCGGAGCTGTACACGCTGTCTCTGCAGGAGCCCAGCCGGCGGGGGGCCCCAGAGCCCGTGCAGGATGAGGCCCCCGGGGCGGCGACCCTGCAGCCCACCACGCAGCAGTTGCTACAAGCGTGCCTGCTGGAGGGTGGCAGTTCCACGGGGCCTGGGGATCTGGCTGAAGAGAGGACCGAGTTCCTGCACAGCCAGGACTCGCCGTCACCGTCACCCCGCAGGTGCTCCCTCTCGGCCCTCCCTCTCGTCCAGCTCAGTGAAGTTGGACGGCCGCAGTCTGTGAGAGCAGGGGCCCTGGGGTGCAGCTTCTCTCGCCGAActgtctctgctctccccagcTCCCTGTCAGACGAGGCCCCGGTCCTTCCTAACACCACCCCGGACCTCCTCCTGGCCGCCACGGCCAAGCCGTCAGCACCCGGTGCTGGCCGGGAGACCCCACCCACCCGGGTGAGCAAAAACAAGACTCGAGCCCAAAGGGCGGTGGTGGGCACAGTAGGGAGGGTGGACGTCACTGCATCCGTACCCATTAACACCCCTCAGGATGGGCCAGGCAGCCCCAGTGGTTGTGAGGACAGGGGCGACCCGGCCCCAGAGCTGAGGGCCTCCTTCCTGCCACGAACCTTGTCTCTGAGGAACTCCATCAGCAAAAGTGAGTCTGGACCAAGGTGTGGGTCatgggtgggggcgggcagaAGAGGGGCTGGCTTGGGCTCTCCCTGGGCTGAGCCCACCTCCCTGTGCCCACAGTCATGTCAGAGGCGGGCAGCGAGACCCTGGAAGACGAGTGGCAGTCCATCTCAGAGATCGCCTCCACCTGCAACACCATCCTGGAGTCACTGTCCCGGGAGGGTGAGGCCACCAGGGCGCCGGGGGTAGGAGCCAGGGTGGGGCGGGGATCTTTCTCCCTTTATCCTCCTGCCCAGATggtccctctgtccccacaggACAGCCCATCCCAGAGAGCGGGGATGCCAAGGGAACTCCGAAGTCTGATGCTGAGTAAGCCTCCCCCTGCGGATCTAGCCCCTTCGCTGTACCTGTGTGGCCTCCATACGTGCCCGTCCGCTAGAGTTAAGCGTTGTCCCGGGCGGGGCTCCGCGCTCACACCCACAGAAGTCTGCGAACACAGGGGTTGGGCCCGTCTCATTTAAGCGGGCTGGGAGGCAGCCGGAGGTGCTGACACCTACCCTGGTCCCACGAACCTGTCCCCCACGTCCTCAGGCCAGAACCTGGGAACCTGTCGGAGAAGGTCTCTCGCCTGGAGTCCATGCTCAGGAAGCTGCAGGAAGATCTGCAGAAGGTGACCGCGGGGCGGATCGGGGGTCGGCGGGGAATTACAGGGCCGCCCTGGGAAAGGAGCCGCTGCTCTGACACCTGCCTCCCACCGGTCCCAGGAGAAGGCAGACAAGGcggccctggaggaggaggtgcgGAGCCTGCGCCACAACAACCGGAGGCTGCAGGCCGAATCGGAGAGCGCAGCCACGCGCCTGCTCCTGGCCTCCAAGCAGCTGGGCTCACCTCCTGCCGACCTGGACTGAGCCGTCTGGGCCAGCCTCAGCCTGGCTGTGGACCCGCCTGGAACTGCTCAGGTCCTTCCGGGTACCTGGGTCACAACGGGCCCGGGGCCCTCCTCAGGAACTCTCCCTGCGCACAGAGGCGCGTCTTAGCactgcccccactccccagtcCATTATTTGGTGGTGAAGTTGCCCCTTCCCCCCGTCCCTGTTTGTAAATATTCTGTGGAGAAGAGGGGACTTTGGGGAGTAAAGAAGCCACTACTATTTGTGTCTGTGCGGGTGTTCATGAcacgatgggggggggggggggggagtaaggCGCAAATCAGTTTTGACCCCAGAGGCTCCTGCCAAGTTCCCAGGACCAGTTAGAAGGACAGGCCTTGGGGACATTGGCTCAGGCCCAGGTCGGCACTCGCTGAGGGGTTCTCTGAGGCTAGGCCACCCCTTGGTTTCTctcccacaaacatttatttgttctGTTGGGAAGCAGATGGCCACGCCCCACACTTACTCTGCTTTATCTGGGAGCCAGGCCCAGCCAGGCCCTTGCCCTGGAACCAAACCTGAGGGAGTGAGACCAGGGGCCGAGGGACAGAGGTGGGCCTGCAGGCGTGGGGGAGGAGTTTAGGGGTCAAGGAGAGAGGCTGATTATGCTCCGATGGAAAGTCCTtttccaggccctgccctccagggaaggccccacctcccctctctgtaGTCACCGAGCCCCCAAGACTGGAGCTCCCTCGACCCCTGGCAGGTGACTGCAAGACACTGGGAAGCCCAAGGGAGAGGCGTGGCCCGGGTAGGGGGACCAGGGCTCACTCGGTTCGTTCCCCTCGGGCCTCAGGCTGGGGCCACCGTACGCAGCTACGCCGTCCGCTTCCTCCGGTCAGGAGCCTTCTCACCTCCCTCCTCGGGCTCGCCCGGGCCCCGCCTCTGG contains the following coding sequences:
- the SIPA1 gene encoding signal-induced proliferation-associated protein 1 isoform X2, which translates into the protein MWAGGVGSPRRGPAPAPTDDLFARKLRQPARPPLTPHTFEPRPARGPLLRSGSDAGEARPPTPASPRARAHSHEEASRPAATPTRLFTDPLALLGLPAEEPEPAFPPVPEPHWFAHYDVQSLLFDWVPRPRGTGGHAEAGSGTPASAEDPSASSDLLLEAPGFVSELGGEGELGLGGPASPPVPPALPNAAVSILEEPQNRTSAYSLEHADLGAGYYRKYFYGKEHQNFFGLDEVLGPVAVSLRREEKEGSGGGTLHSYRVIVRTTQLRTLRGTISEDALPPGPPRGLSPRKLLEHVAPRLSPTCLRLGSASPKVPRTLLTLDEQVLSFQRKVGILYCRAGQGSEEEMYNNQEAGPAFTQFLTLLGDVVRLKGFESYRAQLDTKTDSTGTHSLYTTYQDHEIMFHVSTMLPYTPNNQQQLLRKRHIGNDIVTIVFQEPGSKPFCPATIRSHFQHVFLVVRAHAPCTPHTSYRVAVSRTQDTPAFGPSLPQGGGPFPANADFRAFLLAKALNGEQAAGHARQFHAMATRTRQQYLQDLATNEVTTTSLDSASRFGLPSLGGRRKAPPRGPGSELQAAGALVWAVRAAPGARGAAGAEARGPDDAEVPCLLGISAETLVLVAPRDGRVVFNCACRDVLAWTFSEQRLDLYHGRGEAITLRFDGPPGHAVGEVVARLQLVSRGCETLELALPREGQGRLGFEVDAEGFITHVERFTFAETTGLRPGARLLRVCGQPLPRLGPEAAAQLLRSAPKVCVTVLPPDESGRPRRSFSELYTLSLQEPSRRGAPEPVQDEAPGAATLQPTTQQLLQACLLEGGSSTGPGDLAEERTEFLHSQDSPSPSPRSSLSDEAPVLPNTTPDLLLAATAKPSAPGAGRETPPTRDGPGSPSGCEDRGDPAPELRASFLPRTLSLRNSISKIMSEAGSETLEDEWQSISEIASTCNTILESLSREDGPSVPTGQPIPESGDAKGTPKSDAEPEPGNLSEKVSRLESMLRKLQEDLQKEKADKAALEEEVRSLRHNNRRLQAESESAATRLLLASKQLGSPPADLD
- the SIPA1 gene encoding signal-induced proliferation-associated protein 1 isoform X1, whose amino-acid sequence is MWAGGVGSPRRGPAPAPTDDLFARKLRQPARPPLTPHTFEPRPARGPLLRSGSDAGEARPPTPASPRARAHSHEEASRPAATPTRLFTDPLALLGLPAEEPEPAFPPVPEPHWFAHYDVQSLLFDWVPRPRGTGGHAEAGSGTPASAEDPSASSDLLLEAPGFVSELGGEGELGLGGPASPPVPPALPNAAVSILEEPQNRTSAYSLEHADLGAGYYRKYFYGKEHQNFFGLDEVLGPVAVSLRREEKEGSGGGTLHSYRVIVRTTQLRTLRGTISEDALPPGPPRGLSPRKLLEHVAPRLSPTCLRLGSASPKVPRTLLTLDEQVLSFQRKVGILYCRAGQGSEEEMYNNQEAGPAFTQFLTLLGDVVRLKGFESYRAQLDTKTDSTGTHSLYTTYQDHEIMFHVSTMLPYTPNNQQQLLRKRHIGNDIVTIVFQEPGSKPFCPATIRSHFQHVFLVVRAHAPCTPHTSYRVAVSRTQDTPAFGPSLPQGGGPFPANADFRAFLLAKALNGEQAAGHARQFHAMATRTRQQYLQDLATNEVTTTSLDSASRFGLPSLGGRRKAPPRGPGSELQAAGALVWAVRAAPGARGAAGAEARGPDDAEVPCLLGISAETLVLVAPRDGRVVFNCACRDVLAWTFSEQRLDLYHGRGEAITLRFDGPPGHAVGEVVARLQLVSRGCETLELALPREGQGRLGFEVDAEGFITHVERFTFAETTGLRPGARLLRVCGQPLPRLGPEAAAQLLRSAPKVCVTVLPPDESGRPRRSFSELYTLSLQEPSRRGAPEPVQDEAPGAATLQPTTQQLLQACLLEGGSSTGPGDLAEERTEFLHSQDSPSPSPRSSLSDEAPVLPNTTPDLLLAATAKPSAPGAGRETPPTRVSKNKTRAQRAVVGTVGRVDVTASVPINTPQDGPGSPSGCEDRGDPAPELRASFLPRTLSLRNSISKIMSEAGSETLEDEWQSISEIASTCNTILESLSREDGPSVPTGQPIPESGDAKGTPKSDAEPEPGNLSEKVSRLESMLRKLQEDLQKEKADKAALEEEVRSLRHNNRRLQAESESAATRLLLASKQLGSPPADLD
- the SIPA1 gene encoding signal-induced proliferation-associated protein 1 isoform X3 → MWAGGVGSPRRGPAPAPTDDLFARKLRQPARPPLTPHTFEPRPARGPLLRSGSDAGEARPPTPASPRARAHSHEEASRPAATPTRLFTDPLALLGLPAEEPEPAFPPVPEPHWFAHYDVQSLLFDWVPRPRGTGGHAEAGSGTPASAEDPSASSDLLLEAPGFVSELGGEGELGLGGPASPPVPPALPNAAVSILEEPQNRTSAYSLEHADLGAGYYRKYFYGKEHQNFFGLDEVLGPVAVSLRREEKEGSGGGTLHSYRVIVRTTQLRTLRGTISEDALPPGPPRGLSPRKLLEHVAPRLSPTCLRLGSASPKVPRTLLTLDEQVLSFQRKVGILYCRAGQGSEEEMYNNQEAGPAFTQFLTLLGDVVRLKGFESYRAQLDTKTDSTGTHSLYTTYQDHEIMFHVSTMLPYTPNNQQQLLRKRHIGNDIVTIVFQEPGSKPFCPATIRSHFQHVFLVVRAHAPCTPHTSYRVAVSRTQDTPAFGPSLPQGGGPFPANADFRAFLLAKALNGEQAAGHARQFHAMATRTRQQYLQDLATNEVTTTSLDSASRFGLPSLGGRRKAPPRGPGSELQAAGALVWAVRAAPGARGAAGAEARGPDDAEVPCLLGISAETLVLVAPRDGRVVFNCACRDVLAWTFSEQRLDLYHGRGEAITLRFDGPPGHAVGEVVARLQLVSRGCETLELALPREGQGRLGFEVDAEGFITHVERFTFAETTGLRPGARLLRVCGQPLPRLGPEAAAQLLRSAPKVCVTVLPPDESGRPRRSFSELYTLSLQEPSRRGAPEPVQDEAPGAATLQPTTQQLLQACLLEGGSSTGPGDLAEERTEFLHSQDSPSPSPRSSLSDEAPVLPNTTPDLLLAATAKPSAPGAGRETPPTRDGPGSPSGCEDRGDPAPELRASFLPRTLSLRNSISKIMSEAGSETLEDEWQSISEIASTCNTILESLSREGQPIPESGDAKGTPKSDAEPEPGNLSEKVSRLESMLRKLQEDLQKEKADKAALEEEVRSLRHNNRRLQAESESAATRLLLASKQLGSPPADLD